One region of Solanum pennellii chromosome 6, SPENNV200 genomic DNA includes:
- the LOC107022680 gene encoding monothiol glutaredoxin-S3-like, with protein MERLSKMVTEKPVVIFSKTGCCMSHSIKSFFSDLGVNTAVYELDEMLRTGREIETVLSNLGCNPTVPAVFIGGQMVGGESEVMSLHLQGALKPKLKTAGALWV; from the coding sequence atggaGAGATTAAGCAAAATGGTAACAGAAAAGCCAGTTGTGATATTCAGCAAGACTGGTTGCTGCATGAGCCACTCCATTAAGTCTTTCTTCTCCGATCTCGGCGTTAACACCGCCGTTTACGAGCTCGATGAGATGCTAAGAACTGGCCGTGAGATCGAGACCGTGCTTTCGAATCTCGGCTGCAATCCGACGGTGCCGGCGGTGTTCATCGGCGGACAAATGGTCGGTGGAGAAAGTGAAGTCATGAGTCTTCATTTGCAAGGGGCCTTAAAGCCTAAACTCAAAACCGCTGGTGCTTTAtgggtttaa